The Phycisphaerales bacterium genome has a segment encoding these proteins:
- a CDS encoding CotH kinase family protein, translating to MSNISHHIALQTLLICTTAALCLGSITAGQDTDTTQTLDQVFPRDRVLQIDITLDKDDWNEIRKQSRSLATALGPDRQFETIESPFSYVPADITIDGVLYQNVGLRKKGFLGSLDRRRPSLKVKLDKNAKGTTIEGLSSLTLNNNKQDTTLMSQFIGYDLFKTAGTPAPRASLAKVSVNGENLGVYSHIESLRKPFLANSFGNPNGTLYEGTVVDFYEDWAGGFERKFGPKKTGLAQLQALINALEIEDDAEAEEAIWKVVDQDAFYKFWAMEGLLSFWDGYAGNRNNFFVYHNPETHKLHFIPWGADAMFETYSKLGEDPASPRSVRTVGRLAYRLYQIPSARERYAQTMQQLLTDVWHEETILADIDRVEAMSRAHLSAAQKSSFDPDRIREFVRNRRAMIEPEITGIDMPLWAQLPEPPPIIGGKQSPDESLFAAAKLGDVDAIKTHLDQGTDVNARDEGGGSALGLAAIAGQIDAMRYLIEHGAEVNATSNDGGVPLHGAAFFGEYDAVELLLTSGADPNIINNDGYTPTDITAAPWNDEMQDIAEFWSGWLGLSTDMEQVKASRPKVALLLAEHGGKYSILLPKPARPLLSSAAKDGDIAALKKDIDAGADVNRLDEKGISPLAWAAVMGQDDAVTLLLEANADINRRNADGGTPLHAAAFFGHANTVTLLLAKGADRNIRNNSGQTALETMASGWNEQMRGVVEYIAYLLSIKVDPEAIGQAWPGIIQQLRTTGQ from the coding sequence ATGAGCAATATCTCACATCACATCGCACTTCAAACACTATTGATCTGTACTACCGCTGCTCTCTGCCTTGGTTCCATCACTGCTGGCCAGGACACTGATACGACGCAAACACTCGATCAAGTGTTTCCACGCGATCGAGTTTTACAAATTGACATTACGCTCGATAAAGATGACTGGAATGAAATTCGAAAGCAGTCACGCTCACTCGCTACGGCCTTAGGGCCCGATCGCCAGTTCGAAACTATTGAATCGCCCTTCAGCTATGTCCCTGCGGATATCACCATTGATGGGGTGCTCTATCAAAACGTTGGCCTCCGAAAAAAGGGGTTCTTGGGTTCACTCGATCGGCGCCGCCCGTCTCTTAAAGTCAAACTCGACAAAAATGCAAAGGGCACAACTATTGAAGGGCTCAGTAGCCTTACCCTCAATAACAATAAGCAAGACACAACATTGATGAGCCAGTTTATTGGCTACGACCTTTTCAAAACCGCTGGCACCCCAGCACCGCGCGCCAGTCTTGCGAAAGTCAGTGTCAATGGGGAGAACCTTGGTGTCTATAGCCACATTGAGTCACTACGAAAGCCTTTTCTTGCGAACTCCTTTGGGAATCCAAATGGAACACTTTATGAAGGAACAGTCGTCGACTTCTATGAAGATTGGGCAGGCGGCTTTGAACGTAAGTTTGGCCCAAAGAAAACTGGCTTAGCACAACTACAGGCTTTGATTAATGCCCTTGAAATTGAAGATGATGCAGAAGCAGAAGAAGCGATCTGGAAGGTTGTTGATCAAGATGCGTTTTACAAATTCTGGGCCATGGAAGGATTGCTGAGTTTTTGGGATGGATACGCTGGCAACCGCAACAACTTCTTTGTGTATCACAATCCTGAGACTCATAAACTGCACTTCATTCCATGGGGTGCCGACGCCATGTTTGAAACCTATAGCAAATTAGGTGAGGACCCCGCCTCGCCCCGTTCAGTGCGAACTGTTGGCCGTCTCGCCTACCGTCTCTATCAGATACCGTCTGCCCGAGAGCGCTACGCTCAAACGATGCAACAGCTGCTTACGGATGTCTGGCACGAAGAAACAATTCTTGCGGACATTGATCGTGTCGAGGCAATGTCCCGAGCACATCTTTCTGCAGCCCAGAAGTCATCATTCGATCCCGATCGCATACGCGAATTCGTTCGCAACCGCCGAGCCATGATTGAGCCAGAGATCACGGGCATCGATATGCCTCTCTGGGCTCAACTACCAGAACCACCCCCGATTATTGGCGGAAAGCAATCCCCCGATGAAAGCTTGTTTGCTGCAGCCAAATTGGGTGACGTCGATGCAATCAAAACACACCTCGATCAAGGGACTGATGTAAACGCACGCGATGAGGGCGGCGGCAGTGCCCTTGGCCTCGCCGCAATTGCTGGACAAATCGATGCGATGCGTTATTTGATCGAGCACGGCGCCGAGGTCAATGCCACTTCAAATGATGGCGGTGTACCACTGCATGGTGCTGCATTCTTTGGTGAGTATGACGCCGTGGAATTATTACTGACTTCAGGCGCTGACCCCAACATCATCAACAATGATGGCTACACGCCCACAGACATTACAGCCGCGCCATGGAACGATGAAATGCAAGATATTGCAGAGTTCTGGTCAGGATGGCTTGGTCTCTCAACTGATATGGAGCAAGTGAAAGCCAGCCGCCCCAAGGTTGCACTCTTACTCGCTGAACATGGTGGTAAGTACTCAATACTCCTACCCAAGCCCGCTCGGCCCCTATTGTCGAGTGCTGCCAAAGATGGTGATATTGCTGCACTTAAAAAAGACATCGACGCAGGCGCTGATGTCAATCGACTCGACGAAAAAGGTATCTCTCCACTGGCTTGGGCAGCTGTGATGGGCCAAGACGATGCTGTCACATTGCTCTTGGAGGCGAACGCAGATATCAACCGCCGAAATGCCGATGGCGGCACACCGCTGCATGCAGCAGCCTTTTTCGGACATGCCAATACCGTCACATTGCTCTTAGCCAAAGGTGCCGATCGCAACATTCGAAACAACAGTGGCCAAACAGCACTGGAGACAATGGCAAGTGGCTGGAATGAGCAGATGCGGGGTGTCGTGGAGTACATCGCCTACCTGCTGAGTATCAAAGTCGATCCAGAAGCGATCGGTCAGGCCTGGCCGGGCATTATCCAACAGCTCCGGACCACAGGCCAATAA
- the cysC gene encoding adenylyl-sulfate kinase, producing MADQVATNITWHEGEITAEKRHENMGQQGATLWLTGLSGSGKSTVAVALEQMLIARGKHAYRLDGDNVRHGLNKNLGFSAEDRTENIRRIGEVTKLFAESGMISITSFISPYKADRDLARTAHEEAGIPYFEVYVECPLEEAERRDPKGLYKKARAGEIKGFTGIDDPYEEPDAAELVIRTDQQTIEESAATLLSLLETKGII from the coding sequence ATGGCTGATCAAGTAGCAACGAACATTACTTGGCATGAAGGTGAGATCACCGCTGAGAAACGGCACGAGAACATGGGGCAGCAGGGCGCTACGCTTTGGCTCACCGGTCTATCCGGTAGTGGAAAGAGCACAGTTGCAGTTGCTCTTGAGCAAATGCTTATCGCAAGAGGCAAACATGCTTATCGATTAGATGGCGATAATGTTCGGCATGGCCTGAACAAGAACCTCGGTTTTTCTGCCGAAGATCGAACTGAGAATATTCGTCGTATTGGTGAAGTGACTAAGCTCTTCGCCGAATCAGGCATGATCTCAATTACAAGCTTTATAAGTCCTTATAAAGCAGATCGCGATTTAGCTCGTACCGCTCATGAAGAAGCTGGTATTCCTTACTTTGAAGTCTACGTCGAGTGCCCACTAGAAGAGGCAGAACGACGTGATCCAAAGGGGCTTTATAAGAAAGCCCGGGCTGGCGAGATCAAGGGCTTCACAGGGATCGATGATCCATACGAAGAACCAGATGCAGCAGAGCTTGTGATTCGCACAGATCAGCAGACCATTGAAGAAAGTGCTGCCACTTTGCTGAGCTTGCTAGAAACCAAGGGCATCATCTAG
- a CDS encoding DoxX family protein: MKRASFLTTSWIFRLVAAFLMGMTLYFKFTGAPEPVAIFTTLDAEPWGRYFTGSCELIAVILLILPWTVPLGALLTLGLLGGAIICHLTVLGVSLEGIKDNLPPGSKDLVPQYSLFVEACIGFLCAVVLLILHKNQLMRMAKRLFSKK; encoded by the coding sequence ATGAAGAGAGCATCCTTTCTAACAACGTCCTGGATTTTCCGACTCGTAGCCGCTTTCTTAATGGGCATGACACTGTACTTTAAGTTCACTGGTGCGCCTGAGCCTGTAGCAATCTTCACCACACTCGACGCGGAGCCTTGGGGTCGTTATTTCACCGGCTCCTGTGAGTTGATCGCTGTGATCTTGTTAATTTTACCTTGGACCGTTCCGCTCGGTGCGCTGCTTACGCTCGGTCTCTTGGGTGGTGCGATCATCTGTCACCTTACCGTACTCGGCGTGAGCCTTGAGGGAATCAAAGATAACTTGCCGCCAGGGTCCAAAGACTTGGTACCTCAATACAGTCTCTTCGTAGAAGCGTGCATCGGTTTCCTCTGTGCAGTGGTGTTACTCATCCTACACAAGAATCAACTTATGAGAATGGCCAAGCGCCTTTTCTCGAAGAAATGA
- a CDS encoding DUF1080 domain-containing protein — protein MNTFHMSVVLLSFTLLAMMPLAHGQQEIEQSQSHLGQAGIDETLQATPSQSGNSGQWIPLFNGENLDGWTMKVNGHELGENPLHTAHVENRAIKMRYDDYKRFDDRFGHLFYQQPFENYRLRLKYRFTGEQVPGGPGWAWRNSGVMLHCQDPKTMRQDQPFPVCIEFQFLGGDGTNERATGNVCTPGTHIEVDNQLTKAHIIDSKAETYHGDQWVNMEVEVLGSQRIRHYINGTLVHEYQNPILDANDPDAKQMIDKAQGQDRLGSGYISLQAESHPVAFRDIELMRLNPDGTPWSSPTEDANQTPPTSTPE, from the coding sequence ATGAACACTTTCCACATGTCAGTTGTCCTGCTTTCTTTTACGCTCCTTGCCATGATGCCTCTGGCTCATGGCCAACAAGAGATCGAGCAATCCCAGAGCCATCTTGGGCAAGCCGGAATCGATGAAACATTACAGGCCACACCAAGCCAGAGTGGTAACTCTGGCCAGTGGATCCCTTTGTTTAATGGTGAGAACCTTGATGGTTGGACCATGAAGGTCAATGGACACGAACTGGGAGAAAATCCTCTACATACGGCCCATGTTGAAAATCGTGCCATCAAGATGCGCTATGATGATTACAAGCGATTTGACGATCGCTTTGGGCACTTGTTCTACCAACAACCCTTTGAAAACTATCGCCTGCGACTTAAGTACCGCTTTACCGGCGAGCAAGTCCCAGGTGGACCGGGATGGGCGTGGCGCAACAGCGGGGTCATGCTTCACTGCCAAGATCCAAAAACCATGCGCCAGGATCAACCATTTCCTGTCTGCATCGAGTTTCAGTTCTTAGGCGGTGATGGAACAAATGAGCGAGCAACAGGAAATGTCTGCACACCTGGAACGCATATTGAAGTCGACAATCAGCTCACCAAAGCCCATATCATTGATTCGAAGGCAGAGACTTATCACGGTGATCAATGGGTCAATATGGAAGTTGAAGTACTCGGCAGCCAGCGAATACGCCATTACATCAATGGCACCCTCGTACATGAGTATCAAAACCCAATACTCGATGCCAATGATCCAGATGCCAAGCAGATGATCGACAAAGCTCAGGGGCAAGACAGGCTTGGCTCTGGATATATCTCACTCCAAGCAGAAAGCCACCCGGTTGCATTTCGCGATATTGAATTGATGCGGCTCAATCCGGATGGCACACCCTGGTCATCCCCTACCGAAGATGCAAACCAGACGCCTCCAACGTCCACACCAGAGTGA
- a CDS encoding PCRF domain-containing protein — MSYDLHSKITTKLDALSIQHEQLTKELEDPEVLADHREVRSRNIKRAALDPLVTEYRKYLDLRSEIDEFEQTVLDGTDEELTQFARAELPDLHQKAEEIVASIQCRLVNADDDAIGSVILEVRAGVGGDEAALWAGDLLEMYRRYATDRKWTVKDIELSPGDHGGFKCIVLQIEGEGVWTMLGFEGGTHQVKRVPATETQGRVHTSTATVAVLAEPEEVEVDLDPKDVKEMITTSQGPGGQNVNKVATAVHLIHEPSGVEVRMQDTKSQSQNRQLAWQLLRARIYERQVAEQTAQRSAERRAMIGRGNRAEKIRTYRYKDNMAVDHRLGRSFNLQELLGGGFQSVADALIEYDTAEKLENL, encoded by the coding sequence ATGAGCTACGACCTGCATTCCAAAATAACGACCAAGCTAGACGCGCTGTCAATCCAGCATGAACAACTCACCAAAGAACTTGAAGATCCTGAAGTGCTGGCCGACCATCGCGAGGTACGTTCTCGAAACATCAAGCGCGCCGCGCTTGATCCACTGGTGACTGAATATCGTAAGTACCTTGATCTCCGTTCTGAAATTGATGAATTCGAACAAACGGTCTTAGATGGTACTGACGAAGAGCTCACTCAATTTGCCCGTGCCGAGCTGCCGGATCTGCATCAAAAAGCTGAGGAGATTGTGGCCTCGATTCAATGCCGACTCGTTAATGCAGATGATGATGCAATCGGTTCCGTGATTCTTGAAGTGCGTGCAGGTGTTGGTGGCGATGAAGCGGCCCTCTGGGCGGGTGATCTTTTGGAAATGTATCGCCGCTATGCCACCGATCGAAAGTGGACTGTCAAGGACATTGAGCTTTCCCCTGGTGATCATGGTGGCTTCAAGTGCATCGTGCTGCAAATTGAGGGCGAAGGTGTTTGGACCATGCTTGGTTTTGAAGGTGGCACACATCAAGTCAAACGTGTGCCGGCCACCGAAACCCAAGGGCGGGTTCATACCTCCACAGCAACTGTAGCGGTGCTTGCGGAACCAGAAGAGGTTGAGGTGGATCTTGACCCCAAGGACGTCAAGGAGATGATCACCACCAGTCAGGGGCCTGGCGGGCAAAATGTCAATAAAGTTGCCACTGCGGTGCACCTCATTCATGAGCCCAGCGGTGTCGAAGTCCGGATGCAAGACACCAAGAGCCAATCACAAAACCGGCAACTTGCATGGCAATTGCTGCGAGCTCGTATTTATGAACGCCAAGTTGCTGAGCAAACAGCGCAGCGTTCTGCCGAACGGCGCGCCATGATTGGCCGCGGTAACCGTGCGGAAAAAATCAGGACCTATCGCTACAAAGACAATATGGCCGTCGATCATCGCTTGGGACGTTCGTTCAATCTTCAGGAACTCTTAGGCGGAGGTTTTCAGTCAGTCGCCGATGCCCTGATTGAATACGACACGGCAGAGAAACTTGAGAACCTCTAG
- a CDS encoding RNA-binding protein: MKLYIGNLAFSTTQADLEQAFAQFGEVSDATIINDRETGRSRGFGFVDIPDDASAREAISKMDGTDIGGREIKVNEAKPRR, from the coding sequence GTGAAACTGTACATTGGCAATTTGGCCTTCTCAACGACGCAGGCTGACCTAGAGCAAGCCTTCGCCCAGTTTGGCGAGGTAAGTGATGCAACAATTATCAACGATCGTGAAACCGGGCGATCACGCGGTTTTGGATTCGTTGATATACCTGATGACGCATCTGCGAGAGAGGCCATCAGCAAGATGGATGGCACAGATATCGGGGGCCGCGAAATTAAGGTCAATGAAGCGAAGCCTCGGCGTTGA
- the rpmE gene encoding 50S ribosomal protein L31, whose translation MKKDIHPEYHHECKVFYRGEQVMTVGATVPELNVEIWSGSHPFYTGKSSFVDTAGRVEKFQKKFQGDYFKKKEANKGKSSSKAR comes from the coding sequence ATGAAGAAGGACATACACCCTGAGTACCACCACGAATGCAAAGTGTTCTATCGTGGTGAACAAGTGATGACTGTTGGCGCAACAGTGCCTGAGCTCAATGTTGAGATCTGGTCTGGCTCGCATCCTTTTTACACGGGCAAATCTAGCTTTGTTGATACTGCTGGCCGTGTTGAGAAGTTCCAGAAGAAGTTCCAAGGCGACTACTTCAAGAAGAAAGAAGCCAACAAAGGCAAATCATCTTCTAAGGCGCGATAG
- a CDS encoding prepilin-type N-terminal cleavage/methylation domain-containing protein, producing the protein MYASSRLKQMHRFQKPFSRSGFTLIEILVVISIIVILLGILLVALSSARNRAYAAQTTAVMDSFAQSCEKFRQDHGFLPGVVPEAILAGSPKISGTENALLHLMGGYVVEDEIGGDAYGAYLDDDGWNEVSFDDNSDDGNYKMKFNLQRIGEGPTIKGRKFSPYFSPSEREMLDIEMNGSEQYSPGFGGSEVLLPDLVDGWGRPILYFRQTRTRGDLTNSDLTARPQFYLETALPYLLSGNIDSNDQNFANWNGGSILSNDDALASNDEARHAALAQILRQPAIGNPIKNENELKPVTNWDSIARGSIVLISAGPDGIYFAATDGPGSIETPIGGNDYSVEDFIGAGTGVLDKFDDVVYCGG; encoded by the coding sequence ATGTACGCTTCATCCCGTTTGAAACAAATGCATAGATTTCAAAAGCCGTTCTCTCGTTCAGGCTTCACGCTGATTGAGATACTGGTGGTGATTTCAATCATTGTGATTTTGCTAGGCATTCTCTTGGTTGCCCTCTCAAGTGCACGCAATAGAGCCTATGCAGCGCAAACCACTGCTGTCATGGATAGCTTTGCACAATCATGTGAGAAATTCCGCCAAGATCACGGCTTCCTACCCGGCGTCGTGCCTGAGGCGATTCTTGCAGGCAGCCCCAAAATCAGTGGCACTGAAAATGCACTCCTTCACTTGATGGGTGGCTATGTCGTTGAAGATGAGATTGGAGGAGATGCATACGGAGCGTACTTAGATGATGATGGTTGGAATGAGGTCAGTTTCGATGACAACAGTGATGATGGCAATTACAAAATGAAGTTCAATCTTCAACGAATTGGAGAAGGCCCAACGATTAAAGGTCGTAAATTCTCACCCTACTTTTCACCAAGTGAACGTGAAATGTTAGACATTGAAATGAATGGTTCTGAACAGTATTCCCCGGGCTTTGGAGGCAGTGAAGTGCTTTTGCCCGATCTCGTCGACGGCTGGGGCCGCCCCATTCTCTATTTCCGACAGACACGTACACGTGGCGATCTCACCAATAGCGATTTGACCGCCAGGCCGCAGTTCTACCTTGAGACAGCGCTGCCCTACCTTCTATCAGGGAATATTGATAGCAACGATCAAAACTTTGCGAATTGGAATGGCGGTAGCATTCTGAGCAACGATGATGCCTTGGCTAGTAATGATGAGGCGCGTCATGCAGCACTGGCTCAAATTCTTCGCCAGCCAGCCATTGGCAACCCCATCAAAAATGAAAACGAGTTGAAGCCTGTTACGAACTGGGACTCTATCGCTCGAGGCAGCATCGTTTTGATCTCTGCCGGACCTGATGGCATTTACTTTGCTGCCACTGATGGTCCAGGAAGTATTGAAACACCAATCGGTGGAAACGACTATTCCGTTGAAGACTTCATTGGCGCGGGGACAGGTGTCCTGGATAAATTCGATGATGTTGTTTACTGCGGTGGCTAA
- a CDS encoding type II secretion system protein — MMLFTAVAKQGSTCMYLKYKKTPRAFTIIETLVVLGIIAILASITIVAISGASETATQARSTDALRQMASGYTQSSSDNNGELMPGYSAPSDYANAADMPIELEAKVDGRQINPEDAASYVWRLAPYMGGGYKTFMADYRDSAVLDLMDAEVANNVYGSGSASASEIGVGLRPSFGLNSIALGGDSRHGGLAKRYHPWGSRYASERLAATRLSEVVQPSRMILFASSHDPDANLGAVPGTKWGYMELRPPGAGDFERSTVDGDDAPANPWEFDQWWFDENGQIVDSGSGNLGTAGIPVSRGKKQGLPLVHLDGATSVELVGTIAHDPWSWMPFGPSKPRR, encoded by the coding sequence ATGATGTTGTTTACTGCGGTGGCTAAACAAGGATCGACTTGTATGTATTTAAAGTACAAAAAGACTCCTAGAGCATTTACGATTATCGAGACCCTCGTTGTCTTGGGCATCATTGCTATTCTTGCATCGATTACCATCGTGGCAATTTCTGGCGCATCAGAGACAGCCACACAAGCTCGATCGACTGATGCCCTTCGGCAGATGGCCAGTGGTTATACGCAATCGAGTTCGGATAACAATGGCGAATTGATGCCCGGCTACTCAGCACCGAGTGATTACGCGAATGCTGCAGATATGCCAATCGAACTTGAGGCTAAGGTCGATGGGCGTCAGATTAATCCAGAAGATGCAGCGAGCTATGTCTGGAGACTCGCTCCCTATATGGGTGGCGGATACAAGACCTTTATGGCGGACTACCGTGACAGTGCTGTCCTGGACCTTATGGACGCAGAAGTCGCCAACAACGTCTATGGATCAGGCTCTGCCTCCGCAAGCGAAATCGGTGTAGGCCTACGACCAAGCTTTGGCCTCAACTCAATAGCACTTGGCGGTGACTCGCGTCATGGTGGTCTTGCGAAACGCTACCATCCCTGGGGAAGTCGGTATGCATCTGAACGCCTGGCCGCAACAAGATTGAGCGAAGTCGTGCAACCGTCCCGCATGATTCTCTTCGCTTCGTCGCATGATCCTGATGCGAATCTGGGAGCTGTCCCCGGTACCAAATGGGGTTATATGGAGCTTCGCCCACCAGGGGCAGGTGATTTTGAACGCTCCACCGTCGATGGTGATGATGCGCCTGCGAACCCCTGGGAATTCGATCAGTGGTGGTTCGATGAGAATGGCCAGATAGTCGATTCCGGTTCTGGCAATCTTGGCACTGCAGGCATCCCAGTTTCACGCGGCAAAAAACAAGGCCTTCCTCTCGTCCATCTCGATGGTGCGACCTCTGTTGAACTCGTTGGAACAATCGCGCACGACCCCTGGTCATGGATGCCATTTGGACCGTCTAAACCAAGACGCTAA